The following are from one region of the Euleptes europaea isolate rEulEur1 chromosome 11, rEulEur1.hap1, whole genome shotgun sequence genome:
- the ZDHHC3 gene encoding palmitoyltransferase ZDHHC3 isoform X2, with translation MMISPVHRFRDIERKPEYLQPDKCVPPPTRSSSGTMWFIRDGCGIACGVVTWFLVFYADFVVLFIMLIPSRDYIYSAINGVVFHTLAFLALTSHLRAMLTDPGAVPKGNATKEFIESLQLKPGQVVYKCPKCCSIKPDRAHHCSVCKRCIRKMDHHCPWVNNCVGENNQKYFVLFTMYIALISLHALIMVGFHFLYCFEEDWTKCSSFSPPTTVILLILLCFEALLFLIFTSVMFGTQVHSICTDETGIEQLKKEERRWAKKTKWMNMKAVFGHPFSIVWLSPFATPDQGKADPYQYVV, from the exons ATGATGATTTCTCCAGTCCACCGCTTCAGAGATATTGAGAGGAAACCAGAATACCTCCAGCCAGACAAGTGCGTTCCGCCTCCTACCCGCAGTTCGTCAGGAACAATGTGGTTTATTCGCGATGGCTGTGGTATCGCCTGTGGGGTCGTCACCTGGTTTCTGGTCTTCTACGCTGACTTTGTAGTCCTCTTTATTATGTTGATTCCGTCAAGAGACTATATTTACAGTGCGATCAATGGAGTAGTTTTCCATacattggcattcctggctctgACTTCGCATCTTCGAGCTATGCTAACAGACCCG GGTGCAGTGCCCAAAGGTAATGCTACAAAAGAGTTCATAGAGAGTTTACAGCTGAAACCAGGGCAAGTGGTTTACAAGTGTCCAAAATGCTGTAGCATTAAACCTGACAGAGCACACCACTGCAG tGTTTGCAAGAGATGTATTCGGAAAATGGATCACCATTGTCCGTGGGTTAACAACTGTGTAGGAGAGAATAACCAGAAGTACTTTGTACTGTTTACA ATGTATATAGCGCTGATATCCCTGCATGCCCTGATCATGGTTGGATTTCACTTCCTGTATTGTTTTGAAGAAGACTGGACAA AGTGCAGTTCTTTCTCTCCGCCGACTACTGTGATACTTCTTATTCTCTTGTGTTTTGAGGCTCTCCTCTTTCTCATCTTCACATCTGTAATGTTTGGAACGCAGGTACATTCCATCTGCACAGATGAAACG GGAATAGAACAATtgaaaaaagaagagagaagatgggctaaaaaaacaaaatggaTGAACATGAAAGCAGTATTTGGCCATCCGTTCTCTATAGTTTGGCTTAGCCCATTTGCTACTCCAGACCAAGGAAAAGCAGACCCATATCAGTATGTGGTCTAA